One window of the Hippocampus zosterae strain Florida chromosome 8, ASM2543408v3, whole genome shotgun sequence genome contains the following:
- the plcxd1 gene encoding PI-PLC X domain-containing protein 1 isoform X3, whose protein sequence is MDSWMTRMPADLLDTPLYHLAIPGSHNTITYALDKHHKSPIDVTQPDMLQKADKYARGLIRPVMHKWSVTQDVTVTEQLNSGSRYCDLRIAHRPNDTSTSLYFYHGFYSKATVEMILREIRTWLDAHPKEVVILSFSHFLDLDDKRHMRLVTTIENIFSSKLCPKMDVPTLRKLWQSGHQVIVSYDNKATVRHHHFLWDHIPYRWANKTTAQDLIHTLEKAKQSGRPRGFFVTGINLTVDLPYITKNLTESLKGLVKSTNPTLLSWVHEQTPSSHPRSLNIVAGDFVSEGRFAQIVVSLNGKLLG, encoded by the exons ATGGACAGCTGGATGACTCGCATGCCGGCGGACCTGCTCGACACCCCGCTTTACCACTTGGCCATTCCGG GCAGCCACAACACGATCACATACGCTTTGGATAAACACCATAAATCTCCCATTGACGTGACCCAACCTGACATGTTGCAGAAGGCGGACAAATACGCGAGAGGCCTCATTCGACCCGTAATGCACAAGTGGTCCGTAACGCAG GATGTCACGGTGACAGAGCAGCTGAACAGCGGCAGCCGCTATTGCGACCTGCGAATCGCACACAGGCCAAACGACACCTCCACCAGCCTCTACTTCTACCACGGCTTCTACAGCAAGGCCACCGTGGAG atgattctgcgcgagatTCGCACGTGGCTGGATGCTCATCCCAAAGAGGTAGTCATCCTGTCCTTCAGCCACTTCCTGGACCTCGACGACAAGCGCCACATGCGGCTCGTCACCACCATTGAAAATATCTTCTCATCCAAACTCTGTCCCAAAATG GACGTACCAACTCTTCGTAAGCTGTGGCAATCGGGTCACCAAGTGATCGTGTCATACGACAACAAAGCCACGGTTCGCCACCACCACTTCCTTTGGGATCACATTCCTTATCGGTGGGCCAACAAGACCACGGCACAGGATCTGATTCACACCTTGGAGAAGGCAAAGCAAAGTGGCAGACCAC GAGGCTTTTTTGTCACCGGGATCAACTTGACGGTGGACCTGCCGTATATCACCAAGAATCTGACAGAGTCTCTGAAGGGTCTGGTGAAGTCCACCAACCCCACGCTGCTTTCGTGGGTCCACGAGCAGACGCCCAGCAGCCACCCGCGCTCGCTCAACATCGTGGCGGGCGACTTTGTCAGCGAGGGCCGCTTTGCGCAAATCGTCGTGTCGCTTAACGGCAAACTACTGGGTTAA
- the plcxd1 gene encoding PI-PLC X domain-containing protein 1 isoform X2: MLLLPWKQPINAKWVTDIPMDSWMTRMPADLLDTPLYHLAIPGSHNTITYALDKHHKSPIDVTQPDMLQKADKYARGLIRPVMHKWSVTQDVTVTEQLNSGSRYCDLRIAHRPNDTSTSLYFYHGFYSKATVEMILREIRTWLDAHPKEVVILSFSHFLDLDDKRHMRLVTTIENIFSSKLCPKMDVPTLRKLWQSGHQVIVSYDNKATVRHHHFLWDHIPYRWANKTTAQDLIHTLEKAKQSGRPRGFFVTGINLTVDLPYITKNLTESLKGLVKSTNPTLLSWVHEQTPSSHPRSLNIVAGDFVSEGRFAQIVVSLNGKLLG; this comes from the exons atGTTGCTGTTGCCGTGGAAACAG CCGATAAACGCAAAGTGGGTGACTGACATTCCCATGGACAGCTGGATGACTCGCATGCCGGCGGACCTGCTCGACACCCCGCTTTACCACTTGGCCATTCCGG GCAGCCACAACACGATCACATACGCTTTGGATAAACACCATAAATCTCCCATTGACGTGACCCAACCTGACATGTTGCAGAAGGCGGACAAATACGCGAGAGGCCTCATTCGACCCGTAATGCACAAGTGGTCCGTAACGCAG GATGTCACGGTGACAGAGCAGCTGAACAGCGGCAGCCGCTATTGCGACCTGCGAATCGCACACAGGCCAAACGACACCTCCACCAGCCTCTACTTCTACCACGGCTTCTACAGCAAGGCCACCGTGGAG atgattctgcgcgagatTCGCACGTGGCTGGATGCTCATCCCAAAGAGGTAGTCATCCTGTCCTTCAGCCACTTCCTGGACCTCGACGACAAGCGCCACATGCGGCTCGTCACCACCATTGAAAATATCTTCTCATCCAAACTCTGTCCCAAAATG GACGTACCAACTCTTCGTAAGCTGTGGCAATCGGGTCACCAAGTGATCGTGTCATACGACAACAAAGCCACGGTTCGCCACCACCACTTCCTTTGGGATCACATTCCTTATCGGTGGGCCAACAAGACCACGGCACAGGATCTGATTCACACCTTGGAGAAGGCAAAGCAAAGTGGCAGACCAC GAGGCTTTTTTGTCACCGGGATCAACTTGACGGTGGACCTGCCGTATATCACCAAGAATCTGACAGAGTCTCTGAAGGGTCTGGTGAAGTCCACCAACCCCACGCTGCTTTCGTGGGTCCACGAGCAGACGCCCAGCAGCCACCCGCGCTCGCTCAACATCGTGGCGGGCGACTTTGTCAGCGAGGGCCGCTTTGCGCAAATCGTCGTGTCGCTTAACGGCAAACTACTGGGTTAA
- the si:dkey-66a8.7 gene encoding PI-PLC X domain-containing protein 1 has translation MWEKLSTSRRSLSSDSEEIPDMDKWCEDWMSNLPKELLDIPLTHLAIPGSHDTMSYCLDISSPLVRSESDLFRVLDGLCCCLTRPTVFKWATTQDCCIEDQLSMGIRYFDLRVAHKPDDPSSELYFTHILYTHVTVLDTLRSVATWLESHPKEVVILACRHFEGLSDALHHFFICNLKKLFGAKLCLRQEADWSLRRLWASGRQVLLSYDADVASRHAELLPSIPYWWANQHTACAAINFLEWNKQLGRPQGFFVAGLNLTAYRKYIITNPKQSLRTLTWAHWQSLSEWVKQQAPGSEPHSLNIIAGDFVGPLPLCPLVVGLNRKLLTDKKWHAENG, from the exons ATGTGGGAGAAGCTGTCCACGTCGAGACGTTCCTTGTCGAGCGACTCCGAGGAGATCCCCGACATGGATAAGTGGTGCGAGGACTGGATGTCGAATTTGCCGAAGGAGCTGCTGGACATCCCGCTGACCCACCTCGCCATACCCG GAAGTCACGACACAATGAGCTACTGCCTGGATATCTCCTCCCCCTTGGTGAGGTCTGAGTCGGACCTGTTTCGGGTGCTTGATGGACTTTGCTGTTGCCTCACCAGGCCCACTGTCTTTAAATGGGCCACCACACAG GACTGCTGCATTGAAGACCAGCTGTCGATGGGCATCCGGTATTTTGACCTGCGCGTGGCGCATAAACCCGACGACCCATCCTCAGAGTTGTACTTCACCCACATCTTGTACACACACGTCACCGTCTTG GACACACTGCGGTCCGTGGCCACCTGGTTGGAGAGTCACCCCAAGGAGGTGGTCATCCTGGCCTGCAGGCACTTCGAGGGGCTCAGTGACGCGCTACATCACTTCTTCATATGCAACCTCAAGAAGCTCTTTGGCGCCAAACTCTGTCTCCGCCAG GAAGCGGACTGGTCCCTGCGGCGTCTGTGGGCGTCGGGTCGACAGGTTCTGCTCTCCTACGACGCCGATGTAGCTTCCCGACATGCCGAGCTGCTCCCCAGCATCCCCTACTGGTGGGCCAACCAACACACGGCCTGCGCCGCCATCAACTTCCTGGAGTGGAACAAGCAGCTTGGAAGGCCAC AGGGTTTCTTCGTGGCGGGCTTAAACCTGACGGCGTACAGGAAGTACATCATCACCAACCCCAAGCAGTCTCTGCGCACGCTGACTTGGGCCCATTGGCAGAGCCTGAGCGAGTGGGTGAAGCAGCAGGCCCCCGGCTCGGAACCCCACAGCCTCAACATCATCGCCGGGGACTTTGTGGGCCCGCTGCCCCTCTGCCCCCTCGTCGTGGGACTCAACAGGAAACTGCTGACGGACAAAAAGTGGCACGCAGAAAACGGATGA
- the plcxd1 gene encoding PI-PLC X domain-containing protein 1 isoform X1, translating into MGSTISANTEPINAKWVTDIPMDSWMTRMPADLLDTPLYHLAIPGSHNTITYALDKHHKSPIDVTQPDMLQKADKYARGLIRPVMHKWSVTQDVTVTEQLNSGSRYCDLRIAHRPNDTSTSLYFYHGFYSKATVEMILREIRTWLDAHPKEVVILSFSHFLDLDDKRHMRLVTTIENIFSSKLCPKMDVPTLRKLWQSGHQVIVSYDNKATVRHHHFLWDHIPYRWANKTTAQDLIHTLEKAKQSGRPRGFFVTGINLTVDLPYITKNLTESLKGLVKSTNPTLLSWVHEQTPSSHPRSLNIVAGDFVSEGRFAQIVVSLNGKLLG; encoded by the exons ATGGGATCAACTATCTCCGCAAACACGGAG CCGATAAACGCAAAGTGGGTGACTGACATTCCCATGGACAGCTGGATGACTCGCATGCCGGCGGACCTGCTCGACACCCCGCTTTACCACTTGGCCATTCCGG GCAGCCACAACACGATCACATACGCTTTGGATAAACACCATAAATCTCCCATTGACGTGACCCAACCTGACATGTTGCAGAAGGCGGACAAATACGCGAGAGGCCTCATTCGACCCGTAATGCACAAGTGGTCCGTAACGCAG GATGTCACGGTGACAGAGCAGCTGAACAGCGGCAGCCGCTATTGCGACCTGCGAATCGCACACAGGCCAAACGACACCTCCACCAGCCTCTACTTCTACCACGGCTTCTACAGCAAGGCCACCGTGGAG atgattctgcgcgagatTCGCACGTGGCTGGATGCTCATCCCAAAGAGGTAGTCATCCTGTCCTTCAGCCACTTCCTGGACCTCGACGACAAGCGCCACATGCGGCTCGTCACCACCATTGAAAATATCTTCTCATCCAAACTCTGTCCCAAAATG GACGTACCAACTCTTCGTAAGCTGTGGCAATCGGGTCACCAAGTGATCGTGTCATACGACAACAAAGCCACGGTTCGCCACCACCACTTCCTTTGGGATCACATTCCTTATCGGTGGGCCAACAAGACCACGGCACAGGATCTGATTCACACCTTGGAGAAGGCAAAGCAAAGTGGCAGACCAC GAGGCTTTTTTGTCACCGGGATCAACTTGACGGTGGACCTGCCGTATATCACCAAGAATCTGACAGAGTCTCTGAAGGGTCTGGTGAAGTCCACCAACCCCACGCTGCTTTCGTGGGTCCACGAGCAGACGCCCAGCAGCCACCCGCGCTCGCTCAACATCGTGGCGGGCGACTTTGTCAGCGAGGGCCGCTTTGCGCAAATCGTCGTGTCGCTTAACGGCAAACTACTGGGTTAA